A region of Streptomyces sp. NBC_01788 DNA encodes the following proteins:
- a CDS encoding LLM class F420-dependent oxidoreductase produces the protein MQLGINLGYWGAGMDADNLAVAQEADQLGYAVCWAAEAYGSDAATVLTWVAAQTERIDVGSAIFQIPARQPAMTAMTAATLDSLSGGRFRLGLGVSGPQVSEGWYGVKFDKPLARTREYVEIVRRAMTRERLTYDGEHWTLPLPGGPGKPIKLTVHPQREHIPLYIAAIGPKNLEQTGEIADGALLIFPSADHLEETAVKHLRAGREKAGLTLDGFDVCPTLPLAVGDDKDVSRLADTFRPYTALYVGGMGSRKQNFYNQLARRMGYEKEAAEIQDKYLSGDKQAAAAAVPQQLIDQTTLLGSVDRIADRMEAYAAAGVTTLTLAPAGFTLEERLASLRAGTEALERSGLA, from the coding sequence ATACGCCGTGTGCTGGGCCGCCGAGGCCTACGGCTCGGACGCCGCCACCGTGCTCACCTGGGTCGCCGCACAGACCGAGCGCATCGACGTGGGCTCGGCCATCTTCCAGATCCCCGCCCGGCAGCCCGCGATGACGGCGATGACGGCCGCCACGCTGGACTCGCTGTCCGGCGGCCGCTTCCGGCTCGGCCTCGGCGTGTCGGGACCGCAGGTGTCCGAGGGCTGGTACGGCGTGAAGTTCGACAAGCCGCTGGCCCGCACCCGCGAGTACGTCGAGATCGTCCGCAGGGCGATGACGCGGGAGCGGCTGACGTACGACGGCGAGCACTGGACGCTGCCGCTGCCGGGCGGCCCCGGCAAGCCGATCAAGCTGACCGTGCACCCGCAGCGTGAGCACATCCCGCTCTACATCGCCGCCATCGGCCCGAAGAACCTGGAGCAGACCGGCGAGATCGCCGACGGCGCGCTGCTCATCTTCCCCTCCGCCGACCATCTGGAGGAGACCGCCGTCAAGCACCTGCGCGCGGGCCGCGAGAAGGCCGGCCTGACCCTGGACGGCTTCGACGTCTGCCCGACCCTGCCGCTGGCCGTCGGCGACGACAAGGACGTGTCCCGCCTCGCCGACACCTTCCGCCCCTACACCGCGCTGTACGTGGGCGGCATGGGCAGCCGCAAGCAGAACTTCTACAACCAGCTCGCCCGCCGCATGGGCTACGAGAAGGAGGCCGCCGAGATCCAGGACAAGTACCTGTCCGGCGACAAGCAGGCCGCCGCGGCCGCCGTACCGCAGCAGCTCATCGACCAGACCACGCTGCTCGGCTCCGTCGACCGGATCGCGGACCGCATGGAGGCCTACGCGGCGGCCGGGGTGACCACGCTGACGCTCGCCCCCGCGGGTTTCACGCTGGAGGAGCGGCTCGCCTCGCTCCGGGCCGGCACCGAGGCCCTGGAGCGCTCCGGGCTGGCGTGA